From Delphinus delphis chromosome X, mDelDel1.2, whole genome shotgun sequence, a single genomic window includes:
- the LOC132418037 gene encoding melanoma-associated antigen B4-like, with the protein MPRGQKSKLRAREKRHQARRETQNLGGAQATAAQREESPSCPSSPSRGTPPSSPAAGTRQEPQGAPATSSRAAGVSGPGSDVRAKVRVEARKNSSQASASGESFQRDPLIKKVGMVIEFLLEKYTVEEPIIKADLLKLVNKRYKRKFPEILRRAAECVQLVFGLELKEVKPGGDSYALVSKLHVSDDGRQSSGGRFRKNGLLMLVLGVIFLHGDRASEEEIWEFLNGLGVYVGRCHIIFGEPRKLITEDLVQEKYLVYRQVCDSDLPCYELLWGRRAHAETSKMKVLEFMAKVTGTVPSALPDLYEEALKDEEERARARARARAAARAGTCVKASAPSKVMSSSSSHP; encoded by the coding sequence ATGCCTCGGGGGCAGAAGAGTAAGCTCCGTGCCCGTGAGAAGCGCCACCAGGCCCGGAGGGAGACCCAGAATCTCGGGGGTGCTCAGGCCACTGCAGCACAGAGAGAAGAGTCGCCCTCGtgcccctcttctccttctcggGGTACTCCCCCGAGCTCCCCTGCTGCTGGCACTCGCCAGGAGCCTCAGGGAGCCCCAGCCACTAGCTCTCGTGCTGCAGGGGTTTCAGGCCCAGGATCTGATGTGCGTGCCAAGGTCCGGGTTGAGGCAAGGAAAAATTCCTCCCAGGCTTCAGCCTCCGGTGAGAGCTTTCAGAGAGATCCTCTGATCAAGAAGGTGGGAATGGTGATAGAATTCCTGCTGGAGAAGTATACAGTGGAAGAGCCCATTATAAAGGCAGACTTGCTGAAGCTTGTGAACAAAAGGTACAAGAGGAAGTTCCCTGAGATCCTCAGGAGAGCTGCTGAGTGCGTTCAGCTGGTCTTTGGTCTTGAGTTGAAGGAAGTCAAGCCGGGTGGTGATTCCTATGCCCTTGTCAGCAAGCTACATGTCAGCGATGATGGGCGTCAGAGCAGTGGCGGGCGGTTTCGGAAGAATGGGCTTCTGATGCTTGTCCTCGGTGTGATCTTCTTGCATGGCGACCGCGCCTCTGAGGAGGAGATCTGGGAATTCCTGAATGGTTTGGGTGTTTATGTTGGAAGGTGTCACATAATCTTTGGGGAGCCCAGGAAGCTTATCACAGAAGATCTGGTGCAGGAAAAGTACCTGGTGTATCGTCAGGTGTGCGACAGCGATCTCCCGTGCTATGAGCTCCTGTGGGGCCGGAGAGCCCACGCTGAAACCAGCAAGATGAAAGTCCTGGAGTTTATGGCCAAGGTGACTGGTACCGTCCCCAGTGCCTTACCAGATCTCTATGAGGAGGCTCtgaaagatgaggaagagagagcccgagcccgagcccgagccagagctgcagccaggGCTGGTACTTGTGTCAAGGCCAGTGCGCCTTCCAAGGTCATGTCTAGCAGTTCCTCCCACCCTTAG